Proteins co-encoded in one Jeotgalibacillus malaysiensis genomic window:
- a CDS encoding TetR family transcriptional regulator: MQLKGDDRMKKDKPKYKLIIDAAVVVIAENGYHHAQVSKIAKQAGVADGTIYLYFKNKEDILISLFEEKMGQFVQKIRKKMTNTEDAVEQLKVLVESHFQMLADDHHLAIVTQLELRQSNKDIRMRINKVLKEYLVLVDDVLQHGVKTGVLTEDLDIRLARQMVFGTIDEVATSWVINDQKYSITELAPGVHRLLVKGLCK; this comes from the coding sequence ATGCAATTGAAGGGTGATGACCGGATGAAGAAAGATAAACCAAAATATAAATTAATTATTGATGCTGCCGTAGTGGTCATTGCTGAAAACGGCTACCATCATGCACAGGTTTCAAAGATTGCCAAGCAGGCCGGGGTAGCAGATGGAACGATCTATTTATACTTCAAGAATAAAGAAGATATTCTGATCTCTCTTTTTGAAGAAAAAATGGGTCAGTTCGTTCAGAAGATCAGAAAGAAAATGACTAATACTGAAGATGCTGTAGAGCAGCTGAAAGTACTGGTGGAAAGCCACTTTCAAATGCTTGCTGACGATCACCATTTAGCTATTGTAACACAGCTTGAGCTGAGGCAGTCCAATAAAGATATTAGAATGAGGATAAATAAAGTATTAAAAGAATATCTGGTTCTTGTTGATGATGTATTACAGCACGGGGTGAAAACCGGTGTTTTAACAGAGGATTTAGATATTCGATTGGCAAGGCAGATGGTATTTGGTACGATTGATGAGGTGGCAACAAGCTGGGTGATAAACGACCAGAAGTATTCTATAACAGAGTTGGCACCGGGCGTACATAGGCTTTTAGTAAAAGGATTATGCAAGTGA
- a CDS encoding long-chain fatty acid--CoA ligase, translating to MSSQPWLKLYPETIPTHLEYEPKPVHAYLTEAAKQWPEKIAVHFMGKEFTFQEMYESSLKMAKYLQDIGIQKGDRVAIMLPNMPASVIAYYGILYAGGVVVQTNPLYTERELEYQMKDSGAKAIISMDILFPRISKVFNDTDLEHIIISAIKDFLPFPKNLIYPFIQKKQYGLTVKVEHAGSNHLLTEILKTSTPDPSIPPLDFEEDIAILQYTGGTTGFPKGVMLTHKNLIANASMCDAWLYKNKKGEESILGILPFFHVYGMTTVMILSIMQGYKMILLPKFDVETALKTIHKQKPTIFPGAPTIYIGILNHPDLKKYDLTSVESCLSGSAPLPVEVQEEFEKVTGGKLVEGYGLTESSPVTHSNFIWDAKRVKGSVGVPWPDTESKVVSMETGEQLPPGEVGEIIVKGPQIMKGYWHQPEETAAVLRDGWLYTGDLGYMDEEGYFYVVDRKKDMIIAGGFNIYPREIEEVMYEHPAVQEVVAVGVPDAYRGETVKLFVVQKQNQKVTEEELDEFARKHMASYKVPRIYEFREELPKTAVGKILRRQLVEEEKEKQQQQKHSS from the coding sequence GGAGTACGAACCCAAGCCGGTTCACGCGTACTTAACGGAAGCTGCAAAGCAGTGGCCGGAAAAAATCGCTGTACATTTCATGGGCAAAGAATTTACATTTCAGGAAATGTACGAATCGTCTCTTAAAATGGCAAAGTATCTGCAGGACATCGGTATTCAAAAAGGTGATCGTGTAGCAATTATGCTGCCAAACATGCCGGCATCTGTGATTGCGTATTACGGTATTTTATACGCAGGCGGAGTAGTCGTTCAGACGAACCCACTTTACACAGAGCGGGAACTTGAATATCAGATGAAGGATTCAGGCGCTAAAGCAATTATCTCAATGGATATTTTATTTCCTAGGATTTCTAAGGTTTTTAATGACACAGATCTTGAACACATTATTATTTCAGCAATTAAAGATTTTCTTCCGTTTCCAAAGAATCTGATTTACCCATTTATACAAAAGAAGCAATACGGACTCACAGTAAAAGTTGAGCATGCAGGCAGCAATCATCTGCTGACTGAAATTCTAAAGACGTCGACACCTGATCCAAGTATTCCACCGCTTGATTTTGAAGAAGATATTGCAATTTTGCAGTATACTGGAGGCACAACAGGGTTTCCAAAGGGTGTTATGCTGACGCATAAGAATCTGATTGCAAATGCCTCAATGTGTGATGCGTGGCTTTATAAAAACAAAAAAGGTGAAGAAAGTATTCTCGGTATTTTACCGTTTTTCCATGTGTACGGTATGACAACTGTTATGATTCTTTCAATTATGCAGGGCTACAAGATGATCCTGCTGCCGAAGTTTGATGTTGAGACAGCACTCAAAACGATTCATAAGCAAAAGCCGACGATCTTCCCTGGCGCACCGACGATTTATATCGGTATATTAAATCACCCAGATCTGAAGAAATATGATCTTACTTCTGTAGAATCCTGCCTGAGCGGCTCGGCACCACTTCCGGTTGAAGTGCAGGAAGAGTTCGAAAAGGTGACAGGTGGTAAGCTGGTGGAAGGATATGGACTGACTGAATCTTCACCGGTTACTCACTCAAACTTTATATGGGATGCGAAACGGGTCAAGGGAAGTGTAGGCGTTCCATGGCCGGATACAGAATCAAAGGTTGTTTCCATGGAAACCGGGGAACAGCTTCCGCCAGGAGAAGTTGGGGAAATTATCGTAAAAGGTCCTCAGATCATGAAAGGCTACTGGCACCAGCCTGAAGAAACAGCAGCTGTATTGCGCGATGGATGGCTCTATACTGGAGATCTCGGTTATATGGATGAGGAAGGCTACTTTTACGTAGTAGATCGTAAAAAGGATATGATTATTGCAGGCGGCTTTAATATTTACCCGCGTGAGATTGAAGAAGTGATGTATGAGCATCCTGCAGTTCAGGAAGTTGTCGCTGTCGGCGTACCTGATGCGTACCGCGGTGAAACAGTTAAGCTGTTTGTGGTACAAAAACAGAATCAGAAAGTGACAGAAGAAGAGCTTGATGAATTTGCAAGAAAGCATATGGCTTCTTATAAAGTGCCAAGGATCTATGAGTTCCGTGAAGAGCTTCCGAAAACAGCAGTTGGTAAGATTCTCAGAAGACAGCTTGTCGAAGAAGAGAAGGAAAAGCAACAGCAGCAGAAGCATTCGTCATAA
- a CDS encoding enoyl-CoA hydratase yields MSFLKWENDQYISTAVINRPPANALASDLIREVDGWLDAVEHDENVRVLLIHGEGRFFSAGADIKEFTQVESGAEFSMLAEKGQQVFERMEAFSKPIIASIHGAALGGGLELAMGCHIRYVSETAKLGLPELQLGLVPGFAGSQRLPRYVGFAKAAEMLLSSDPITGIEAVQYGLANKAFPEEEVHEKSKALALKLAAKSPVSVKAALELLQYAKTADFHEGVAREAEIFGDVFVSEDAKEGISAFIEKRKPEFKGQ; encoded by the coding sequence ATGAGTTTCTTAAAATGGGAGAATGACCAGTATATTTCAACTGCCGTCATCAACCGCCCGCCGGCTAATGCGCTGGCAAGTGATCTGATCCGCGAAGTTGACGGGTGGCTTGATGCAGTCGAGCATGATGAGAATGTCCGTGTCCTGCTGATCCACGGGGAAGGACGCTTCTTCTCAGCCGGAGCGGATATTAAAGAGTTCACACAGGTTGAATCAGGAGCTGAGTTCTCTATGCTCGCTGAAAAAGGTCAACAGGTATTCGAAAGAATGGAAGCGTTCTCAAAGCCGATTATCGCATCGATTCACGGTGCTGCACTAGGTGGCGGTCTTGAGCTTGCGATGGGATGTCATATCCGCTATGTAAGTGAAACAGCCAAACTTGGCCTGCCGGAGCTTCAGTTGGGCCTTGTACCAGGGTTTGCCGGCTCACAGCGGCTGCCGCGCTACGTTGGATTTGCAAAAGCTGCTGAGATGCTTCTCTCGAGTGACCCGATTACAGGAATTGAAGCTGTTCAGTACGGTCTTGCAAATAAAGCATTTCCGGAAGAAGAAGTACACGAAAAATCGAAAGCGCTTGCATTGAAGCTGGCTGCTAAAAGTCCGGTTTCAGTAAAAGCCGCACTAGAACTGCTTCAATATGCAAAAACAGCTGATTTTCATGAAGGGGTTGCAAGAGAAGCTGAGATCTTTGGAGATGTATTTGTCTCTGAGGATGCAAAAGAAGGCATCAGT